Proteins co-encoded in one Phalacrocorax carbo chromosome 5, bPhaCar2.1, whole genome shotgun sequence genomic window:
- the FGF3 gene encoding fibroblast growth factor 3: MVIIWILFLSLLQEPWSPGRAAGVPEAAGAPPSDPRPRRDAGGRGGVYEHLGGAPRRRKLYCATKYHLQIHLNGKINGTLEKNSVFSILEITAVDVGIVAIKGLFSGRYLAMNKRGRLYASENYNAECEFVERIHELGYNTYASRLYRTVPNRAGTKRKASAERLWYVSINGKGRPRRGFKTRRTQKSSLFLPRVLDNKDHEMVRLFHTNVKYRESLLKPPSKNQRRRRGH; this comes from the exons ATGGTTATAATTTGGATCTTGTTCCTGAGTTTGTTGCAGGAGCCGTGGTCCCCGGGGCGGGCCGCGGGGGTCCCCGAGGCCGCCGGAGCCCCCCCAAGCGACCCCCGGCCGCGCCGGGATGCAGGGGGCCGCGGCGGCGTCTACGAGCACCTCGGGGGAGCGCCCAGGCGCAGGAAGCTCTACTGTGCCACCAAGTACCACCTCCAGATCCACCTCAACGGCAAGATCAACGGCACCCTGGAGAAAAACAGCGTCTTTA GTATCCTTGAAATAACTGCTGTTGATGTTGGAATCGTTGCCATCAAGGGCTTGTTCTCTGGCAGATACCTGGCCATGAACAAAAGGGGCAGACTTTATGCATCA GAAAATTATAATGCAGAGTGTGAGTTTGTGGAGAGGATCCATGAATTAGGTTATAATACCTACGCGTCCCGTCTCTACAGGACTGTACCTAACAGAGCCGGCACCAAGCGCAAAGCCAGTGCAGAGAGACTCTGGTATGTCTCAATCAATGGGAAAGGACGACCCAGAAGGGGTTTTAAAACTCGCAGGACACAGAAATCAtctctctttctgcccagaGTATTGGATAACAAAGACCATGAAATGGTCCGACTGTTCCACACAAACGTGAAATACCGAGAGAGTCTCCTGAAGCCCCCGAGCAAGAACCAGCGGAGAAGGAGAGGACACTGA